ATCAAGCCAATCAAGTTATAGCGGGGGTGCATTTTACACTACAGTGAGTTTGTTAATTAAGCACCagtaaatcataatattttgcGAGCATttgtttttgaatgattttaaaGGTCATGGCCATAGCCCATAAGTGCATTAGTGAACAACCTTGTTTCTTCAACTTAAGTGATCTAACTTGTACTGGTGATGTTGTTCGCAAAGTAGGAGGAGTCATAAACTATTTTCTGCTTAAATCTTTGTGCTTGTTGAACTATAATGTTCTGGTCCCTGACCATTTCCTTTTTATAAAGTATAATGAAATATCAAATGACTATGGCACACTTCTCAGAATAATTagtcacacacaaaaaaaaatattgatgataaACATTGCccaatgtattttattttgtcccGCGCCCCTCTCTGTATTGTCATGGTTTCAACATTCATAGAGCTGAAACAGGTAGTAAGAGAGCGAAAATAATCATTAGTGTTCCAAAGGAAACCATTTTACCCATATCTTTCCCCTAGGTGAAAATAAATCAATCACAATTTCTTGCCTACACCTTATGGATCTTGATGTTCTAAAATTTTCAGAATCCTGGAAGTGTTGCCCCTGCCACAAATTCAAGGCTATCTCCTCTTAATCCTGAACCCGCTGATTATAACTACGGCTTTGGTGCGACAGTTGATATACGTCTTGATCCATCAATGGTCtgtataataaaaattgaggCTGTTGAAATCCcaaacctctttttttttcatatataaatgcATTACATGTATTGTTGTGAAAATTGATTGTGGGTTTTCTAATTATGATTTGTTTTAACATTAGGATttgaaaaagaaggagaaagaactCCAAGCCAAGGAGAATGAATTGAGAAAAAGGGAACAGGTATGTTAGCGATTTCATGACCTCTTTTTGTACACTTTATTGTTGAGGTTTCCATAAGTGATACCTACAAACTACACAGGTTGGAACCTTGAACAATGCTGTTTTTTGTTgtcttttgatttctttttttcttttctgctttTTACCCTCTTTTCTCCATGATATAATCTTGTTACCCTTgcatacataattattttatcctGAAAAACTAGTATTGACAGTGGAATATATAAATTACTGGAACAAAAATGTTTTGTCCAGAAACAATTAATTAGACAAGCAGTAAATGtgtaaactatatatatattgagttATTGACTTAACCATCCATCTGGTTAATTGttccaaattatttttatttttatttgtactaTTATTGCTATTATGAACTGTAATTCTAACCTTTTCTTAATGAATGATTAATTCTGTGGttgctatattattttttaaagtttggaCATTAGGAGGGCATCTGAAATGATGTGTTGACCATTgaattatgcatttttttttatcagcaaatgttagttgttagtttgttagtttttgttagcggGAAGATTTGAACCCACGACCTATCCCTCCCTCCCTTCACCCTTTACCACCaaaccaaccttatatctccaatTATGCATCTTCTTAAATGTTATCTTCTACAAATTATGGTGTTTTCTGTTGTATGTTTAGAATGTGTTTgctgatatttattttttgttatctttgtATATGAGAAGCCTTCTCTACTGATTCCTTATTAACTTCACATACCTGGAAGTTCAGCTgtatttctatatatattaatttatcaaaatgcAGGAAGTCAGACGGAAAGAAGAAGCTGCTGCACGAGGTaatttacattttgaaaaatggaTATTACACAATCCTTGCTGTCCATCTTTATCCACCAACCCCCGGCCCCCCAATACAATGGAGGATCTTTAATGCCTTGTGAAAGTAATTACTGGTTAAATTTGTACTTAAAGATTGTTACGTTTTGTAATTCCAAGAATCTGAATAGGGTGCAAGAGTGGAGAAGAATGGACAGTATAGAGGTTAAAAATGAGATTTAAGGGAGGTTTCCCCAAGTGCTTGGGTGCTTATCAAAGTTTGAACTCATGCTTTTTGCttgaacaataaatatttttggtcTGCTTTTATTCTTCATGTGTGTAATTACATTATCTTACAGCTGGAATTGTTCTTGAGGAGAAGAATTGGCCGCCATTTTTCCCAATTATCCATCATGATATCGCTAATGAAATTCCAATTCATCTTCAAAGATTGCAGTATGTTGCATTTACTTCATTGTTAGGTAAGTTATCCCATCTTTTGTTCCATTGCAATATGGTTTGCATCATTGAGTTGTTTTTAAGCCATTCTTAAGGGTGTCTCATGCACCTTGATTATTTCATTCTTTCTTGAGTTGTTTGAAGCCATTCTTTCATTTCATTGAGTTGTTTTTAAGCCATCCTTTCATCCACTATTGATCATGAAAAATGATATTATGCAGGATTTGCATTGTGCATCACATGGAATATTGTAGCTGTCACTTCAGCTTGGATTAAGGGAGAAGGTCAGTTTAGATATGAAGCAAGAATTTTCTGGGTTATTAAATGGCTCAAAATCCAAATATTGTCAACAAATTAAATGCATATGGAACTTGTCCTTGTTTTGTAGGAGTGAAAATATGGTTTCTTGCTATTATCTACTTCATAGCAGGAATTCCTGGAGCATATGTCTTGTGGTATCGCCCATTATATCGTGCTTTTAGGTAATTATTTCCCAGACTTAACAGGCATTAGGCTGGTTAATTTTTGCCAACTAATATACAATTGCAAACTTTCCTATTTATATTGCTTCACTTGTGTGagataaaattgttattgagACTAGAGCATATGGTGTTTTAAAGGAACAACCTCGAGGCTTTAACATTGTGATAAAATTTCTGACACAATTAGTGCTGTCCATAACTAAATCAACAGTAACTGTATTAAGTTTTTAATAAGTAAAGGAACtaattcttttgaatttttatctaTACCAAACGAACAAGCTTTTTTGATT
The nucleotide sequence above comes from Glycine soja cultivar W05 chromosome 11, ASM419377v2, whole genome shotgun sequence. Encoded proteins:
- the LOC114373457 gene encoding secretory carrier-associated membrane protein-like; translated protein: MAHRYDSNPFDEEEVNPFSEPAVRGKTSSQSSYSGGAFYTTNPGSVAPATNSRLSPLNPEPADYNYGFGATVDIRLDPSMDLKKKEKELQAKENELRKREQEVRRKEEAAARAGIVLEEKNWPPFFPIIHHDIANEIPIHLQRLQYVAFTSLLGFALCITWNIVAVTSAWIKGEGVKIWFLAIIYFIAGIPGAYVLWYRPLYRAFRTDSALNFGWFFLFYLLHLGFCILAAVAPPIVFKGKSLTGILSAIDVVGNHAVIGIFYFVGFGLFCIETLISVWVIQQVYMYFRGSGKAAEMKQEAARGALRAAR